Proteins from one Juglans microcarpa x Juglans regia isolate MS1-56 chromosome 1S, Jm3101_v1.0, whole genome shotgun sequence genomic window:
- the LOC121245950 gene encoding uncharacterized protein LOC121245950, which translates to MHGFSIVDGFVEITECLAEMIKYIANEPSVGLFYVQQHTQNAVPNLITLKNNVVEKSRETTLHTEDLEDSITMVSSMKKCGFPIADEMIRDIKKSLVIISTQPKRGLIHKVSGFQMGRTNSWGPTTWGRSAVYAQEDNERRGSYFSSVFKSAKQKASHFKWPQLDPKESIQTEGEMLLPYPTSTVSVTSATTSSSLLDAEVDSLPLSSQVEDEPLKEEEETNVSVTSRNLLSVPGNFDDLKANKEAKLKEWLEGTDNLNQYRDASDAKGL; encoded by the coding sequence ATGCATGGGTTCTCCATTGTTGATGGCTTTGTGGAGATAACGGAATGCTTGGCAGAGATGATTAAATACATTGCAAATGAACCCTCAGTAGGGCTTTTCTATGTTCAGCAGCATACTCAAAATGCAGTGCCCAACCTCATTACTCTCAAGAATAATGTTGTGGAGAAGTCTCGAGAAACGACTTTGCACACTGAAGATCTAGAGGATTCTATCACCATGGTGAGTTCAATGAAAAAATGTGGATTCCCCATTGCCGATGAGATGATTAGAGACATCAAGAAATCTCTAGTGATCATATCAACACAACCAAAAAGAGGGTTAATCCATAAAGTTTCAGGTTTTCAGATGGGAAGAACCAACTCTTGGGGACCAACCACATGGGGCCGTAGTGCAGTTTATGCCCAAGAGGATAATGAAAGAAGAGGTAGTTATTTTTCTTCTGTATTTAAGTCAGCAAAACAAAAGGCCAGCCATTTCAAGTGGCCACAACTTGATCCCAAGGAATCAATACAGACTGAGGGTGAGATGCTGCTGCCATATCCTACTTCAACAGTGTCAGTGACATCTGCTACTACTAGCTCATCTTTGCTGGATGCTGAAGTAGATAGTCTGCCATTGTCAAGTCAGGTTGAAGATGAACCACtcaaagaggaagaagagactAATGTCAGTGTAACTAGTCGTAATCTATTGTCGGTGCCTGGAAATTTCGATGACTTAAAGGCTAATAAAGAAGCCAAACTGAAGGAGTGGTTGGAAGGAACTGACAACCTGAATCAATATAGAGACGCCAGTGATGCAAAAGGGCTTTAG
- the LOC121245949 gene encoding glycine-rich RNA-binding protein RZ1C-like isoform X1 has protein sequence MAGKEENRIFVGGLSWNVTERQLQHAFGRYGKILECQIMLERDTGRPRGFGFITYADRRGMEDAIREMHGQEFGDREISVNKAQPKMGGEDLDHGYRGGGYSSGGRGSYGGGDRSSGQDDCFKCGRPGHWARDCPLAGGDRGGGGSFSSRSRFGGAGGRGDRYMDDRYDGGRYGDRDRFDSRDSKYGSRDHRHVGDRYPPGGDRFASDRYGGSDRYPQNGYGKDRVYDRDGGSRAGSDRYGSGGPARTEGRSYKNRSGPYDRPDRAGRPSSFDRY, from the exons ATGGCTGGTAAGGAAGAAAACCGAATATTTGTTGGAGGGTTGTCGTGGAACGTCACCGAGAGACAGCTACAGCATGCCTTCGGTCGCTACGGCAAAATTCTCGAGTGTCAG ATTATGTTGGAAAGAGATACAGGCCGTCCACGTGGATTTGGGTTCATTACTTATGCAGATCGTCGTGGAATGGAAGATGCAATACGGGAGATGCATGGACAGGAGTTTGGTGACCGGGAAATCTCTGTGAACAAGGCCCAACCCAAAATGGGGGGAGAAGATTTAGACCATGGCTATAGGGGGGGAGGTTACTCATCTGGTGGCAGAGGAAGCTATGGAGGAGGAGATAGGTCTTCTGGGCAAGACGACTGTTTCAAGTGTGGGCGCCCGGGTCATTGGGCCCGGGACTGCCCTTTAGCAGGTGGTGACCGAGGTGGGGGTGGTTCATTTTCTTCTCGTTCTAGGTTTGGAGGGGCGGGTGGCCGTGGGGATCGCTACATGGATGATCGTTATGATGGAGGTCGCTATGGAGATAGGGACCGTTTTGACAGCAGAGACAGCAAATATGGAAGCCGTGATCATCGTCATGTTGGTGACAG GTATCCTCCTGGTGGGGATCGCTTTGCAAGTGACAGGTATGGTGGTTCAGATCGTTATCCTCAGAATGGTTATGGCAAAGACAGGGTCTATGATAGGGACGGGGGCTCACGAGCAGGCAGCGATAGGTATGGAAGTGGAGGGCCAGCAAGGACTGAGGGAAGAAGTTATAAGAACAGGTCGGGGCCCTATGATCGCCCTGACAGGGCAGGGCGCCCATCATCCTTTGATCGCTACTAG
- the LOC121245951 gene encoding vacuolar protein sorting-associated protein 24 homolog 1-like isoform X1 codes for MDKLKGMLKPKLSPQEQVRDWQRRLRQECRNIERQIRDVQREEKIVHKAIREAAKRNDMGSAKTLAKEIVMSRKTVNRLHENKAQLNSISMHLGESVAIARTVGHLSKSAEVMKLVNNLMKAPEMALTMQEFSKEIIKAGVIEEFVTDAVDSALDSEDIEEETEEEVDKVLTEIAGETAAQLPEAARKERIELPAQRASTSQEEEAIAEGADDEEELEELRARLAKVRS; via the exons ATGGACAAGCTTAAGGGCATGTTGAAGCCCAAACTGAGCCCGCAAGAGCAAGTGAGAGATTGGCAACGACGGCTACGCCAAGAGTGCCGCAATATCGAGCGCCAAATCAGAG ATGTTCAGAGGGAGGAAAAGATCGTGCATAAAGCAATTAGAGAAGCTGCCAAGAGAAATGACATGGGCTCAGCAAAG ACACTTGCGAAGGAAATTGTGATGTCAAGAAAGACTGTGAATCGCCTTCATGAGAATAAGGCCCAACTGAACTCAATCTCAATGCATCTTGGAGAAAGTGTCG CAATTGCCCGTACTGTGGGTCATTTGTCCAAGAGTGCCGAGGTCATGAAACTTGTGAATAACCTCATGAAAGCTCCGGAAATGGCACTCACAATGCAAGAATTTAGCAAAGAAATTATCAag GCAGGGGTAATTGAAGAATTCGTGACTGATGCTGTTGACTCGGCATTGGATTCGGAAGATATAGAGGAAGAAACTGAAGAAGAAGTTGACAAAGTCCTGACTGAAATAGCTGGTGAGACGGCTGCTCAGCTTCCAGAAGCTGCCAGGAAGGAAAGGATAGAGTTACCTGCCCAGAGAGCTAGCACTTCTCAAGAA GAAGAGGCTATTGCAGAAGGTGCAGACGATGAGGAAGAGCTGGAAGAGTTGAGAGCACGGCTCGCGAAAGTGAGATCATAG
- the LOC121245949 gene encoding glycine-rich RNA-binding protein RZ1C-like isoform X2, whose amino-acid sequence MLERDTGRPRGFGFITYADRRGMEDAIREMHGQEFGDREISVNKAQPKMGGEDLDHGYRGGGYSSGGRGSYGGGDRSSGQDDCFKCGRPGHWARDCPLAGGDRGGGGSFSSRSRFGGAGGRGDRYMDDRYDGGRYGDRDRFDSRDSKYGSRDHRHVGDRYPPGGDRFASDRYGGSDRYPQNGYGKDRVYDRDGGSRAGSDRYGSGGPARTEGRSYKNRSGPYDRPDRAGRPSSFDRY is encoded by the exons ATGTTGGAAAGAGATACAGGCCGTCCACGTGGATTTGGGTTCATTACTTATGCAGATCGTCGTGGAATGGAAGATGCAATACGGGAGATGCATGGACAGGAGTTTGGTGACCGGGAAATCTCTGTGAACAAGGCCCAACCCAAAATGGGGGGAGAAGATTTAGACCATGGCTATAGGGGGGGAGGTTACTCATCTGGTGGCAGAGGAAGCTATGGAGGAGGAGATAGGTCTTCTGGGCAAGACGACTGTTTCAAGTGTGGGCGCCCGGGTCATTGGGCCCGGGACTGCCCTTTAGCAGGTGGTGACCGAGGTGGGGGTGGTTCATTTTCTTCTCGTTCTAGGTTTGGAGGGGCGGGTGGCCGTGGGGATCGCTACATGGATGATCGTTATGATGGAGGTCGCTATGGAGATAGGGACCGTTTTGACAGCAGAGACAGCAAATATGGAAGCCGTGATCATCGTCATGTTGGTGACAG GTATCCTCCTGGTGGGGATCGCTTTGCAAGTGACAGGTATGGTGGTTCAGATCGTTATCCTCAGAATGGTTATGGCAAAGACAGGGTCTATGATAGGGACGGGGGCTCACGAGCAGGCAGCGATAGGTATGGAAGTGGAGGGCCAGCAAGGACTGAGGGAAGAAGTTATAAGAACAGGTCGGGGCCCTATGATCGCCCTGACAGGGCAGGGCGCCCATCATCCTTTGATCGCTACTAG
- the LOC121245951 gene encoding vacuolar protein sorting-associated protein 24 homolog 1-like isoform X2 → MGSAKTLAKEIVMSRKTVNRLHENKAQLNSISMHLGESVAIARTVGHLSKSAEVMKLVNNLMKAPEMALTMQEFSKEIIKAGVIEEFVTDAVDSALDSEDIEEETEEEVDKVLTEIAGETAAQLPEAARKERIELPAQRASTSQEEEAIAEGADDEEELEELRARLAKVRS, encoded by the exons ATGGGCTCAGCAAAG ACACTTGCGAAGGAAATTGTGATGTCAAGAAAGACTGTGAATCGCCTTCATGAGAATAAGGCCCAACTGAACTCAATCTCAATGCATCTTGGAGAAAGTGTCG CAATTGCCCGTACTGTGGGTCATTTGTCCAAGAGTGCCGAGGTCATGAAACTTGTGAATAACCTCATGAAAGCTCCGGAAATGGCACTCACAATGCAAGAATTTAGCAAAGAAATTATCAag GCAGGGGTAATTGAAGAATTCGTGACTGATGCTGTTGACTCGGCATTGGATTCGGAAGATATAGAGGAAGAAACTGAAGAAGAAGTTGACAAAGTCCTGACTGAAATAGCTGGTGAGACGGCTGCTCAGCTTCCAGAAGCTGCCAGGAAGGAAAGGATAGAGTTACCTGCCCAGAGAGCTAGCACTTCTCAAGAA GAAGAGGCTATTGCAGAAGGTGCAGACGATGAGGAAGAGCTGGAAGAGTTGAGAGCACGGCTCGCGAAAGTGAGATCATAG
- the LOC121245952 gene encoding uncharacterized protein LOC121245952 isoform X1: protein MASSTLGFTLIHSLPSRTLWVTSGFLNHPFLKSHVSTVSSSSSNHINQLKLKQFPLPRASSSEEASSELIEDSKFVPLNADDPIYGPPALLLLGFEVEETVKMQQLLKELDGEFLQVILCTEDMITSSLWEAMHTRQTHLETVKVAKSLPRICFLSGLSGEEMMMFIDAFPETGLESAVFAALVPNSADKPLQELIEEIMGDHEMMTANQSSST, encoded by the exons ATGGCATCTTCAACGCTTGGGTTCACTCTTATTCATTCTCTGCCCTCTCGTACACTTTGGGTCACTTCAGGTTTTTTAAACCACCCTTTCTTAAAGTCGCATGTCTCAACAGTTTCATCTTCATCCTCCAACCACATCAACCAGCTGAAGCTCAAGCAATTTCCACTACCACGAGCATCCTCTTCCGAAG AAGCCTCTAGTGAGTTAATTGAAGATTCGAAATTTGTACCTTTGAATGCTGATGATCCCATATATGGTCCACCT GCTTTATTGTTATTGGGCTTTGAAGTGGAGGAGACTGTGAAG ATGCAGCAACTTTTGAAAGAGTTGGATGGCGAATTCCTGCAG GTTATCCTCTGTACTGAAGACATGATTACTAGTTCCTTATGGGAAGCAATGCATACAAGGCAAACTCATTTGGAAACAGTAAAG GTAGCCAAGTCACTACCACGGATCTGCTTCTTATCTGGTCTTAGTGGAGAGGAGATGATGATGTTTATTGATGCTTTTCCTGAAACTG GACTAGAGTCAGCTGTATTTGCAGCTCTTGTTCCCAACAGTGCTGATAAACCACTGCAGGAGTTGATAGAAGAGATTATGGGTGACCATGAAATGATG ACTGCAAATCAATCCAGCTCGACTTAG
- the LOC121245952 gene encoding uncharacterized protein LOC121245952 isoform X2 — protein sequence MASSTLGFTLIHSLPSRTLWVTSGFLNHPFLKSHVSTVSSSSSNHINQLKLKQFPLPRASSSEEASSELIEDSKFVPLNADDPIYGPPALLLLGFEVEETVKMQQLLKELDGEFLQVAKSLPRICFLSGLSGEEMMMFIDAFPETGLESAVFAALVPNSADKPLQELIEEIMGDHEMMTANQSSST from the exons ATGGCATCTTCAACGCTTGGGTTCACTCTTATTCATTCTCTGCCCTCTCGTACACTTTGGGTCACTTCAGGTTTTTTAAACCACCCTTTCTTAAAGTCGCATGTCTCAACAGTTTCATCTTCATCCTCCAACCACATCAACCAGCTGAAGCTCAAGCAATTTCCACTACCACGAGCATCCTCTTCCGAAG AAGCCTCTAGTGAGTTAATTGAAGATTCGAAATTTGTACCTTTGAATGCTGATGATCCCATATATGGTCCACCT GCTTTATTGTTATTGGGCTTTGAAGTGGAGGAGACTGTGAAG ATGCAGCAACTTTTGAAAGAGTTGGATGGCGAATTCCTGCAG GTAGCCAAGTCACTACCACGGATCTGCTTCTTATCTGGTCTTAGTGGAGAGGAGATGATGATGTTTATTGATGCTTTTCCTGAAACTG GACTAGAGTCAGCTGTATTTGCAGCTCTTGTTCCCAACAGTGCTGATAAACCACTGCAGGAGTTGATAGAAGAGATTATGGGTGACCATGAAATGATG ACTGCAAATCAATCCAGCTCGACTTAG